In Phreatobacter aquaticus, a single genomic region encodes these proteins:
- a CDS encoding glycosyltransferase family 4 protein, with protein MNAYPTNDSPRALRIALVSDWFLPRLGGIELQMRDLALTLMERGHQVRVICGVDGPPQQDGIDILRLPGPRLPGFGIAFTPGVFAALRAMVGRDQYDVLHVHCGNVAPIAHHAMQFAMRAGIPAVATFHSVLKHFDLPLMLLDRVHGYSRGAIGFTAVSSVAAKAMRPLTAKARVAVIPNGIELDWWREGNATDIRPVLPPVEIVGVMRLQKRKRPRVLVEAFAKAIEGLPPGAARLTLIGDGDEAGAIRTIAARHGISDAISLPGALSREAIRSVLRRSHVFALASRLEAFGIAALEGLACGLPVVTMRMSGASDFLTHGTNALLADDDGEFAAHLRRLITDAGFRSQLADGASARPPGVDWTEVAPRYEAEYRAAIDRVRASGLVRP; from the coding sequence ATGAACGCTTATCCCACCAACGACTCACCCCGCGCCCTGCGAATCGCCCTGGTCAGCGACTGGTTCCTGCCGCGCCTTGGCGGCATCGAATTGCAGATGCGCGACCTTGCGCTGACGCTCATGGAGCGCGGCCATCAGGTCCGGGTGATCTGTGGGGTCGATGGTCCACCGCAGCAGGATGGTATCGATATCCTCAGGCTGCCGGGGCCTCGCTTGCCGGGCTTCGGCATCGCCTTCACGCCCGGTGTGTTTGCCGCCCTGCGGGCAATGGTCGGCCGCGACCAATACGACGTGCTGCACGTCCATTGCGGCAATGTGGCACCCATCGCCCATCACGCCATGCAGTTCGCCATGCGGGCGGGCATTCCGGCCGTCGCCACCTTCCACTCGGTGCTCAAGCATTTTGACCTGCCTCTGATGCTGCTCGACAGGGTGCACGGCTATTCCCGGGGTGCGATTGGCTTCACCGCGGTCTCGTCCGTGGCCGCCAAGGCGATGCGGCCTCTGACGGCGAAGGCGCGGGTCGCGGTCATTCCCAACGGGATCGAACTCGATTGGTGGCGCGAGGGCAACGCGACGGATATCCGGCCTGTGCTGCCGCCTGTCGAGATCGTCGGCGTGATGCGGCTGCAAAAGCGCAAGCGCCCGCGGGTGCTGGTCGAGGCCTTCGCCAAGGCCATCGAGGGGCTGCCACCAGGTGCCGCTCGGCTGACGCTGATCGGCGACGGCGATGAAGCGGGTGCGATCAGGACGATCGCCGCGCGCCACGGCATTTCGGATGCGATCAGCCTTCCGGGTGCGCTGTCGCGGGAAGCCATTCGTTCCGTCCTTCGGCGTTCGCACGTTTTCGCGCTGGCCTCTCGGCTGGAAGCCTTCGGCATCGCCGCGCTCGAGGGCCTTGCCTGCGGCCTGCCGGTCGTGACCATGCGGATGTCGGGCGCGAGCGACTTCCTCACCCATGGGACCAATGCGCTGCTGGCGGATGACGATGGTGAGTTCGCAGCTCACCTTCGCCGCTTGATCACGGATGCCGGCTTTCGCTCACAACTCGCCGATGGCGCCTCGGCAAGGCCGCCAGGCGTCGACTGGACAGAGGTCGCCCCCCGCTACGAGGCGGAATATCGCGCGGCCATCGACCGCGTCAGGGCATCAGGCCTTGTCCGGCCGTGA
- a CDS encoding lysylphosphatidylglycerol synthase transmembrane domain-containing protein, with product MSEPAHQTSSGSPNRRLWWIAGWLVLAAMSAYAAFALPWDEVLRAFKDAHWGWVIAAVLINAAGWPFWILQWWLLAPAAHRPSFGRMAEVTALSGSTNISVPIAGAVASVAFLITRGRLPASAAMSVYAVDQLVTGIAKVAVLAAAVWLVPTPDWLRTGTLTLAVVIGLFVAGLLVVARGGAVIRSLGARIGGRIGAFAEPVGSFIDHLEPMRHPLLGLSVTLLAIAKDATEIVAALMIQMAVGMEPSVPLAVLTIAVLGLATLAPISPGNLGIFEAAIAFSYQFMGASLGVAAAAAVLQHAAVFLASFAGLGYLAIVMPRNGSRPDKA from the coding sequence TTGAGCGAGCCCGCGCACCAGACCTCATCGGGTTCGCCCAACCGCCGCCTGTGGTGGATCGCCGGCTGGCTGGTGCTGGCCGCCATGTCGGCCTACGCCGCCTTTGCGCTGCCTTGGGACGAGGTCCTGCGCGCCTTCAAGGACGCCCATTGGGGCTGGGTCATCGCCGCGGTGCTGATCAATGCGGCGGGATGGCCGTTCTGGATCCTGCAATGGTGGCTGCTGGCGCCGGCCGCCCACCGGCCGAGCTTCGGGCGCATGGCAGAGGTCACGGCACTCTCGGGCTCCACCAACATATCAGTGCCGATCGCCGGGGCGGTGGCATCGGTCGCCTTCCTGATCACGCGCGGTCGCCTGCCGGCGAGCGCTGCCATGTCGGTCTATGCGGTCGACCAACTGGTGACCGGCATCGCCAAGGTCGCGGTGCTGGCCGCAGCCGTCTGGCTGGTTCCCACGCCGGACTGGCTCAGGACCGGCACCCTGACGCTCGCCGTGGTGATTGGGCTGTTCGTCGCGGGCCTGCTGGTCGTCGCCCGCGGCGGGGCGGTCATCCGGTCGCTGGGCGCACGGATCGGTGGCCGGATCGGCGCTTTCGCCGAGCCGGTCGGCAGTTTCATCGATCATCTTGAGCCGATGCGTCACCCGTTGCTCGGGCTTTCGGTCACGCTGCTCGCCATTGCCAAGGATGCGACCGAGATCGTTGCGGCGCTGATGATCCAGATGGCGGTCGGCATGGAGCCGTCGGTGCCGCTCGCGGTCCTGACCATTGCCGTGCTTGGACTGGCGACGCTGGCGCCGATCTCGCCCGGCAATCTCGGGATTTTCGAGGCGGCAATCGCGTTTTCATATCAGTTCATGGGCGCTTCGCTCGGCGTTGCCGCCGCCGCCGCCGTGTTGCAGCACGCCGCCGTGTTTCTCGCGTCCTTCGCAGGGCTTGGCTATCTCGCCATCGTCATGCCGCGCAATGGCTCACGGCCGGACAAGGCCTGA
- a CDS encoding polysaccharide deacetylase family protein has translation MSSSSPKPPRVAITIDMEPDCPPFLWTWRGITEGSPKLLDLFERQGIKTTFFTTGDTARLHPEAVRDLVARGHELGCHGISHQRFDWMSRESATAEISGSAARLREFADVTSFRAPYLRFPGPYLDLLEDEGFDLDSSQARYKKDVPGAENGRDILRIPASITSSALRIPKLVREYFLGRLADPVVLFVHPWEFVDLTQETLRYDCRFRTGQPALDALDSVISFFKARGARFMTMRDLGHEMRAASAAPALLAAS, from the coding sequence ATGTCCAGTTCCAGCCCCAAGCCGCCACGCGTCGCCATCACCATCGACATGGAACCGGATTGCCCGCCGTTCCTGTGGACATGGCGCGGCATCACCGAGGGCTCGCCCAAGTTGCTCGACCTGTTCGAGCGGCAGGGCATCAAGACAACCTTCTTCACCACCGGCGATACGGCCCGGCTGCACCCCGAGGCTGTCCGCGACCTCGTCGCGCGCGGCCACGAGCTTGGCTGCCACGGCATCTCGCACCAGCGGTTCGACTGGATGTCGCGCGAGAGCGCCACCGCGGAGATTTCCGGGTCGGCCGCACGGTTGCGCGAGTTCGCTGATGTCACCTCGTTCCGCGCACCCTATCTCCGGTTTCCCGGTCCCTATCTCGATCTCCTGGAGGACGAAGGTTTCGACCTCGATTCCTCGCAGGCCAGGTACAAGAAGGACGTACCGGGCGCCGAGAATGGTCGCGATATCCTGCGCATCCCCGCCTCCATCACATCGAGCGCGCTGCGCATTCCGAAACTGGTCCGCGAGTATTTTCTTGGCCGGCTCGCCGATCCGGTCGTGCTGTTCGTGCACCCCTGGGAGTTCGTCGATCTGACGCAGGAGACGCTGCGCTATGATTGCCGCTTCCGCACCGGGCAGCCGGCACTCGATGCCTTGGATTCGGTCATTTCCTTCTTCAAGGCGCGTGGAGCCCGCTTCATGACGATGCGCGATCTCGGGCATGAGATGCGCGCCGCCTCTGCCGCTCCGGCCCTCCTGGCCGCATCTTGA